From the genome of Ignavibacteriales bacterium, one region includes:
- the murG gene encoding undecaprenyldiphospho-muramoylpentapeptide beta-N-acetylglucosaminyltransferase — translation MSLQANKYRFLFAGGGTGGHIFPAIAVAENIRLLVPNSEIIFVGTRSKIEAHAVPNAGFAFKSIWIKGFSRKLSLQNFIFPLKVLVSCVQSLLINMKFKPQVAIGSGGYVSGPAIWAASILGAKIILLEQNSYPGITTRLLEKKASEIHICFEDTKKYLRGKEKLFVTGNPVRASLKLIDKEIALKKFNFSSKQKTILILGGSLGAASINIAIASGIDRLKLENIQVIWQTGKLYFDRFKNLANDSILIIPFIDDMSAAFSTCDLLISRAGATTIAEITNLGIASILVPSPNVAANHQYFNAKSLADKRAAILVKDRETNDSLFDAIINLVFNEEELNTLKENVKKFSKPEAASVIAKRAIKLAEAL, via the coding sequence ATGAGTTTACAAGCAAACAAATATCGTTTTCTATTTGCAGGAGGAGGAACTGGTGGGCACATCTTTCCAGCCATTGCCGTTGCGGAAAATATTAGATTGCTTGTACCAAATTCGGAAATCATTTTTGTAGGAACAAGATCCAAAATTGAAGCGCACGCGGTACCTAATGCTGGATTTGCGTTTAAGTCGATCTGGATAAAAGGGTTTTCCCGAAAGCTTAGTTTGCAGAATTTTATTTTTCCTTTAAAGGTATTGGTGTCTTGTGTTCAATCTTTGTTGATCAATATGAAATTTAAACCGCAAGTAGCTATTGGATCCGGTGGATATGTTTCTGGTCCAGCAATTTGGGCGGCTTCAATTTTGGGCGCAAAAATAATTCTTCTTGAACAAAATAGTTATCCTGGTATTACAACACGCTTATTGGAAAAGAAAGCCTCAGAAATTCATATTTGTTTTGAGGATACAAAGAAATATTTAAGAGGAAAAGAAAAATTATTTGTAACTGGAAATCCTGTTCGTGCAAGTTTAAAGTTGATTGACAAAGAAATAGCTCTCAAAAAATTTAATTTCAGCAGCAAACAGAAAACGATTTTAATCCTTGGTGGTAGTTTAGGCGCAGCTTCAATAAATATTGCAATTGCATCTGGCATTGATAGATTGAAGCTGGAGAATATTCAAGTTATTTGGCAGACTGGTAAACTATATTTTGATCGATTTAAAAATCTTGCAAACGATTCAATTTTAATTATTCCATTTATTGATGATATGTCCGCAGCATTTTCAACCTGCGATTTGCTTATATCTAGAGCAGGCGCTACAACAATTGCAGAAATAACAAATCTGGGAATTGCATCTATTTTAGTCCCTTCGCCAAATGTTGCAGCAAATCATCAGTACTTCAATGCAAAATCTTTAGCTGATAAACGAGCAGCAATTTTAGTAAAGGATAGAGAAACTAACGATTCCTTATTCGATGCGATAATAAATTTAGTCTTTAACGAAGAAGAATTAAATACACTGAAAGAAAATGTCAAAAAGTTTTCTAAACCCGAAGCTGCTTCAGTGATTGCAAAAAGAGCCATCAAATTAGCGGAGGCGTTATGA
- the murC gene encoding UDP-N-acetylmuramate--L-alanine ligase, with protein sequence MFNKIKKIHIVGIGGIGMSSIADVLFHRGYQITGSDKSFNDVTERLQKIGIKVYAGHSANNLANDVDVLVYSSAVAMDNPELAEALKRKIPVVKRPEMLAEIMRTQYGVCIAGTHGKTTTTSMTGLILVEGNLDPTIIVGGNLNALGNTNARVGKGEFIVVEADEFDRTFLSLTPAVAALTSLEAEHLDTYKDLEDIKSAFIEFANKISFYGFIALCSDDPNLRSIIPLIKKKIITYGINEDADVRATGLTHREFSSEFSVNYLNENLGKIKLNIPGTHNINNSLAAIIIAKELGVGFGTIKKSIESFKGALRRFEIKYDKKVLVIDDYAHHPTEVAATLDGIRKGWNRRLIAVFQPHLYSRTRDFAGDFGKAFLNSDVFICTDVYPSREAQIAGITGKLITDAVKNEGHQNVLYEADKNNIPELLMKIKQDGDIIITMGAGDIYKYGEKFVQLIEEHN encoded by the coding sequence ATGTTTAATAAAATTAAGAAAATACATATTGTGGGAATTGGCGGGATTGGAATGAGTAGTATTGCTGATGTACTCTTCCATCGTGGTTATCAAATTACCGGCTCAGATAAATCTTTTAATGATGTAACAGAAAGGCTGCAGAAAATTGGAATAAAAGTTTACGCGGGACATTCGGCTAATAATCTTGCAAATGATGTTGATGTTCTGGTCTATTCATCGGCAGTGGCTATGGATAATCCTGAATTAGCTGAAGCATTAAAGAGAAAAATTCCGGTTGTAAAACGTCCGGAAATGCTTGCCGAAATAATGCGCACTCAATATGGAGTTTGTATTGCCGGGACGCATGGTAAAACAACCACAACGTCGATGACAGGATTGATTCTTGTTGAAGGAAATCTTGATCCCACAATTATAGTTGGTGGAAATTTAAATGCTCTAGGAAACACAAATGCAAGAGTGGGAAAAGGTGAATTTATTGTTGTTGAAGCGGATGAATTTGACAGAACCTTCTTGAGTTTGACTCCTGCAGTTGCTGCATTAACATCTCTGGAAGCGGAGCATCTTGATACTTATAAGGATCTGGAAGATATTAAATCAGCTTTTATAGAATTTGCAAACAAAATTTCCTTTTATGGATTTATTGCACTTTGTTCGGATGATCCAAATTTGAGAAGTATAATTCCATTAATTAAGAAAAAAATAATCACATATGGAATAAATGAAGATGCTGATGTAAGAGCCACAGGTTTAACTCATAGAGAATTTTCCTCCGAGTTCAGCGTGAATTATTTAAATGAAAACCTTGGCAAAATAAAATTAAATATTCCTGGCACTCACAATATTAATAATTCCCTGGCTGCAATAATAATTGCAAAAGAACTTGGTGTAGGTTTTGGTACAATCAAAAAATCAATTGAATCATTTAAAGGTGCTTTAAGAAGATTTGAAATTAAATACGATAAAAAAGTTTTGGTGATTGACGATTACGCTCATCATCCTACAGAAGTTGCTGCAACATTAGATGGAATTAGAAAAGGTTGGAACAGAAGATTGATAGCTGTCTTTCAGCCTCATCTCTATTCCAGAACAAGAGATTTTGCAGGAGATTTTGGAAAAGCATTTTTGAATTCAGATGTTTTTATTTGTACGGATGTTTATCCATCAAGAGAAGCACAAATAGCTGGCATCACTGGAAAACTAATAACTGATGCTGTTAAAAACGAAGGACATCAAAATGTTTTATACGAAGCGGATAAAAATAATATTCCGGAATTGTTAATGAAGATTAAACAAGATGGTGATATTATCATTACGATGGGTGCAGGAGATATTTATAAGTACGGTGAAAAATTTGTTCAATTGATTGAAGAGCATAATTGA
- a CDS encoding FtsQ-type POTRA domain-containing protein, with protein MKTKGKITGILLFTALLLGVIYLSLFTDSGVKNKIELIEVTGNNLLSRDSYLKFSKLNNIYDYKFLSLNLIKERFEKHPFVEKAEVKFKGKNEVLVELTEKKFEGIILKDSIQFLITENFQLIPIVSTIKNLDIPVITNPYLGKKLISFNILKDDETKAAFKIIETAKLVSSDLYSNLSEVNLRNGKDIILSFKGFDFQVIIGRGNEVAKVFYFKEIWNKIHNKQSSELAINYVDLRFEKLIYVGTADTLDVEKGV; from the coding sequence TTGAAAACAAAAGGTAAAATAACCGGAATACTTCTTTTTACAGCTTTGTTGCTTGGAGTAATTTATCTTTCTTTGTTTACAGACAGCGGCGTAAAAAATAAAATTGAATTAATTGAAGTGACTGGTAATAATTTATTATCCCGAGATTCTTACTTAAAATTTTCAAAATTAAATAACATTTATGATTACAAATTTTTATCTTTGAACCTGATAAAAGAAAGATTTGAGAAACATCCGTTCGTTGAAAAGGCTGAGGTAAAGTTCAAAGGAAAAAATGAAGTTCTTGTTGAACTGACTGAAAAAAAATTCGAGGGGATTATTCTTAAAGATTCTATCCAGTTTTTAATAACGGAAAACTTCCAGTTAATCCCGATTGTTTCAACAATAAAGAATTTGGATATACCAGTTATAACTAATCCGTACCTTGGGAAAAAATTAATAAGTTTTAATATTTTGAAAGATGATGAAACCAAAGCCGCATTTAAAATTATTGAAACTGCTAAACTTGTTAGTTCTGATCTCTACTCAAATTTGTCAGAGGTAAACCTGAGGAATGGAAAAGATATTATTCTTTCATTTAAAGGATTCGATTTTCAAGTGATAATTGGCAGAGGGAATGAAGTAGCAAAAGTTTTTTACTTTAAAGAAATATGGAATAAAATTCACAATAAACAATCTTCTGAACTTGCAATTAATTACGTTGATTTGAGATTTGAAAAATTAATTTATGTTGGAACGGCAGATACATTGGATGTAGAAAAAGGTGTTTAA